In Glycine max cultivar Williams 82 chromosome 10, Glycine_max_v4.0, whole genome shotgun sequence, the DNA window AGAACAAACTAACCGAAGTAGCATCAACAGGCATTCCAATATCAGCACTGTGTTCAACCCACAATGCAGTGACAACCGTCTTCCGATCATTTCTGGCAGCAACACACACAGGATCGTCCTACACACAACACATAGTTCTCTCTGCCTTCAAAATCAAGACCAACGAATAACGTTAAAGAAAGAGCAAATCGAATCAAACTCACATAAGCAACGTTATCGACAATGACATGCGTGCAACTCCCGCCGTACTGTCCTACGTCGACTCCACCGCCATTGGCAAGCTTGAACCGGATCTACACAATCACAAGCAGCAATTCATCGAATAAATTAAGAAGAGAAACCCTATTATTAGGAAATactaaaagagagagagaagacaaACCTGGTTTTGGGCGACGGGATTGAAGCCACGGAGAACGAAACGAACACCGCGAAACATTGGCGATGGGTAAGTGGCTTCCATCATTTGAAGAGAACGGTTTTACTATTCACCGGCAGCGAAATGGTAAAGAAGCTTGTGGAGGAAGACTTGATATGGTAACCAGAAGAAGCGGGAAGAGgctaaatagaaaaagaaaaagaaagcgagggaatttttatttgtttcttcgTTTTTTGATTTTGGAGGCGGGACGATGAAATCATGAAATATAAATGGGCTCATCTGGCCCATACATAATTGGGCCGGGCCGAATATTCCAGAAGGAAAGCAAGTCAACTAAACCGGTTTAGTCATTCAATGAGCGCCGGTTGGAAAGAAAGGTATCTTCGTTTGCTTTATATCTCCTGAAGCAGAACATCACCTTTCCTATTTACTCACTGTGTGATCTAATCTTCTTCTATGGGTTGGCTTAGTCGGTTCATAACTGCCGTGGCTTTCTTAGCCATCGGAGTGATATTCTCACCGGAGACACTGGGGTCAAAATCAACCACACTTTCCACCTACCTCAAACTCGCTCACCTCCTCTGCTTCTCCACCGCCTTCGGCGCCGCTCTGTGGGTAACATTCATCGGCGGCATCATCATGTTTAAGTacgcatttttatttttatcatccctaattttatgtatttattattcttAGAATTTTGGATGAGTCTAATTTAACTCCAAAGGCTGGCTCAAGTGACAAGGGCTGTCACTTATATACACTATTTTGATCATATGACTAATCCATGTGGGATTTTCTAACAATTGTGATTTTGTTGAATGTTGTGGTTTAGAAATCTGCCGCGGCATCAGTTTGGGAACCTGCAAAGCAAGATGTTTCCGGCGTATTTCTCGATGGTGGGTGTCTGCTGCGCCGTATCGGTGGCTTCCTTtggctaccttcacccgtggaAAACTTCCTCCACCACTGAGAGATACCAACTTGGGTTTTTGCTCTCTTCCTTTGCGTTCAATCTTACCAACTTGTTTGTCTTTACACCCATGACCATTGAGGTAAAGAAATATTCTATTAGCGTTTATTTATGTATATGCATTGTTCTTGCAAGTAAACAAACACAAAGCCTTAAGGTTGGTTGGATGGTCAGGAAAGAAGGGAAGGGGGAAAGATCAGGTTCGATCTATCTTGCTGACctaaaactaacaaactaacaattaacatttgtcgattaaaaaaaaactaacaatgacTAAAGTAGCTTGATAGAATAGGAATTACAGGGGTCGAATGACTTTTCTGATGAGTTGGATTAGTTAAacgttttataattttattatgtgttGGAACTGGAAACTTAAAATGGCAGATTGATTGCCATAAAGGCATAAACTGTTTATAGTGACGACCAAAGTGTTGGTGTGTGTGTCTGTTTTCATATGCATGCTTAGCAAAATTAATTTGCCTATGTCAAAAtgaattttgtcaaaatttcaggcccttgaaagttgaaacagtTTAGCTGTTCagtaaaaaaaacttcgtaccccattgcccagaggctcttcgctatgcgaaggtatgggggagggatattgtacgcagccttacccttgcatatgcaaagaggctgtttccggattcaaacccatgaccaacaagtcaccaaggcacaactttaccgctgcaccagggctcacCCTCACCAAGTTTAGCTGTTCAGTAAAAGTCTAAAACCTTGAGTGGTTAAAGAAGCTTGATTTCATTTCTGGATCCTGTCAATAGTGTTAACATTCTGTTATTGAACCAAATATGAGAGGGGAAATGTTTCACAAAATTAAGCTAAGCATTTGTCCTATTATCTTTCATAGGCTTAAATAAAGACCAACCAAATCATCCAAATCTATAACTTGTGTTCATCTTAAATTTGATAAGTTGGCTGCTGGTTTGCACACTGATTACCAGCTCTTCTGGTCTTTCCACTCATTGCTGTATGGGATTTTGGACATTCATACTTACGCCTGAATATTGCTTATGTATATTCATATACCGAGTAATGAGTATCGTCTCCataattaaaagtaacatttcttatttaattatcaataaacttCTTGATTTGTAGAAGTTTGTAATCTCTTATATCTGCTCCCTCATTCCCTCCACGTTCACATTACTGTTCTAacttcttttcttccttggttttcttcttccttttttttacttttttattttaacctttCTTCATTTCATCTGTCACATTTATGTTAGCATTGAAGCAATGGTCTTGATCGTATCTTCTAACAAATATCTGAGTCATGTCAATTTATGCTGTTAAGCTGCCAACGGTTACTATACTACTATCTGGTAGTTTATAATTGATCATTTTGTTGTTCTGATGCAGATGATGAAGCAGAGGCATAAAgtggagagagaaaataatataGGGGAAGAAGTTGGGTGGTCAAAAAATGTAGAAGTTGCAAAGTCAAACCCAAAGCTTGCAGCCATGAATAAGAAGTTTGGTATGATTCATGGATTATCTTCCCTTGCCAATATAATGTCGTTTGGCAGTCTAGCAATACACTCTTGGTACTTGGCAGGTAAAATTGATCTCTGATTCAGTTTCTGCTTCCAATTCTATGAAAGACAAGTGAGTTTCTTGTGAAGAGATGTATAAGTGAGGATCTCAGTGTTCTCTCTATCTTCCACTTTCTTGCTTTATTGCCAAGTAAAAAGAGTCTAGAATGTCTGTGCAATTTATGAAATGTACTATCTAAGTATTACAGCATATTGATTGGTCAAGAAAATCTTATGGGTTGCCATGGAAACATAATGTAATCATCCTACCTCACATGAATAAAATAAGTAGTCTCTTTGAGACGGTTTACATTTTGGATACTCTCAGTTAAAATTTGGGGTGTGGAATGGATTGGATGGactggataaatttttaattaaaatgtatagattgaaaataaaacatCTAAATCCCTTAAAAATGTATTAGCAAATTTAACCCATCCAttacttatttaataataagtaaagtataaatttataatcatccattaatattttttaacctaTCTATGTAAagtatatcatattttatttttttgaaaaagtatttttatgaaataaagttcaaaatttgtttttattcttgTACTTGAATACTATATAGTTCAAGTTCCATCTCTTAAATACTTATGTTCATTCAATGAACTTTGAACTACTTGATTTAGTGGATTACCAAAATATGTTGTATGGATCACTATCTATCTAAAACGAAACGATAATCCAAtctaattaattcattaatttgtGTCTTTATAATTGAATGAATTGTTTGGATATATAGTAAAAATTGGAAGATAAATCTTTGAATGGATTGAATTGTCACTCCTAGTTCAAATCCGTGAAATTAGAATGATTGTTGGCCATCGAGTGACAACACTAGccatgttttaatattttctcaaaacttGGAAGGAAACAAAAGGCTTGAGTTGTTAAGCCATGTTCATTATATAGAAGGTGTTGTGCACTTGTATATTTGCACGGTGCAAACACATACGATATAATAATGCTAGGTTAACCACCATTTACCAAACAACAAAAGATGGCTTAACATAAGATCTGTTTCAGACGGCGTGGTTGTGATGCCTTGTAGGTCCGTGATAGTGAGCCATCTCCAATATTGCATAAGATCTGTTTCAGAAAACCATAATGCTCAAAAGAAGCCGGATTGCGGATTCAAGAGatgtacttaaaaaaatattaaaaattgctCATTATTTCTGGATATAATTCGTAGGCTTCTGTTTTCCGCGCAAACCAGTTCTGAAACATACTCAAATAAGGGATGGAGAACCCTTTAAAATCAGTTATTTTCTTCATATTCAAAATGTACCGATTCATAGGGTTTTTTACGCTTGAGTCTTGACTTGATTTCATGTGGCTAACATATCTCTTCCTTCTTGTGCAAACGATGCCACGACAAATCATCCCTTTGCATCCCCGTTTCCAATTTACAATGTGATTAGACACATTCCAAACGTATTAAACCACGTccagttattaaaaaataactacaaaCTTCtggaaagatttttttaaatcatatgcacaaattaaacaaattccAAAATAACTATATACGTATTAATGTAACatgaaatgtaaataaattacattatacttaaaaataatacaGGAGTATAATGCATGTCACCATGAGAATAATATCCATCCaagttaatgaaaaataaaataacagaaaaataaaacgaaCATGGAATAAAAATTGATCTATTAACAACATTGGTGCTCATTAGTTGACCTCCATATTTAATCTAGAGCAAAATAATAAAGGAAAGGAAGGAGAAAGCATagacaataaaaattaacttaaaaatttataagttcattattttttatttatttatagaagacAAGTGTAGGAGATTTTCAACCAATTAAACCACACTTCCTTGGTGTCCATTAGTTGAAGTTCtatcagtaaaaaaattaattaaaataatttaaaatttgattataatcagattctaaaaatttataataaaaaccattattacaaagttttttttaaaaaaaaaaatccaatagcAAACtatctttattatatatttgatagAGGTGAGCAATTTTCttagacttcaaagtttagaaaaCGGTAAAAATAAATCTTCATTCTTCcaataaaatatacataatgCATAGAGATCGTTGTGTAAATCTTTTTTCCCTTCATTGCCTCCCCCAATCGGGTAATAGTTCTAAATTTTCCCAACCATTGAAGCCTTTTTAGTCCTCAATTTCAACTAGACTAAATGCAAATATAACACCAGAATCTCGTACAGTATACAACTTTGCAACAAGTGTAGCATCATCCACAAGAAGTTCCCCATGATACTAAATAATTAGACGTACGGCAGGAAGGATAGGAAACAATGCTGAATAGAGATAATCATAGACGACTTATCACAGCT includes these proteins:
- the LOC100305973 gene encoding uncharacterized protein LOC100305973, which codes for MGWLSRFITAVAFLAIGVIFSPETLGSKSTTLSTYLKLAHLLCFSTAFGAALWVTFIGGIIMFKNLPRHQFGNLQSKMFPAYFSMVGVCCAVSVASFGYLHPWKTSSTTERYQLGFLLSSFAFNLTNLFVFTPMTIEMMKQRHKVERENNIGEEVGWSKNVEVAKSNPKLAAMNKKFGMIHGLSSLANIMSFGSLAIHSWYLAGKIDL